In Neovison vison isolate M4711 chromosome 11, ASM_NN_V1, whole genome shotgun sequence, one genomic interval encodes:
- the LOC122890415 gene encoding olfactory receptor 11A1 produces MIPIEMVALENQTITEFVLLGFHDIAELHLLFFIVFTVIYISTVMGNVLIIVVVVSSQRLHIPMYFFLANLSFLEIFYTSTVVPKMLQGFLQEAVISVAGCLLQFFIFGSLATAECFMLAVMAYDRYLAICYPLHYPLLMGPRGCLGLVLIAWLSGFMVDGLVVALMGQLRFCGPSQIDHFYCDFMPLMGLACSDPSIAQMTTFVLSVVCLTIPFGLILISYARIVVVVLRVPAGAQRQRAISTCSSHLAVVSTFYGTLMVLYIAPSAVHSPLLSKVFALLYTVVTPLLNPVIYTLRNKEIHHALQRLLCVKHIETPD; encoded by the coding sequence ATGATCCCTATTGAAATGGTTGCTCTAGAAAACCAAACTATTACAGAATTTGTCCTCCTTGGTTTCCATGACATAGCTGAGCTGCATCTCCTTTTCTTTATTGTGTTCACTGTCATCTACATCTCCACTGTCATGGGGAATGTGCTAAtcattgtggtggtggttagCTCACAGAGGCTCCACATacccatgtatttcttcctggCTAACTTGTCCTTCCTGGAGATCTTCTACACCTCCACAGTGGTGCCAAAAATGCTGCAGGGCTTCTTGCAGGAGGCAGTCATCTCTGTGGCTGGATGCCTGCTCCAGTTCTTTATCTTCGGTTCTCTAGCCACAGCTGAATGCTTCATGCTGGCCGTCATGGCCTATGATCGATACCTGGCGATCTGCTATCCACTCCACTATCCCCTTCTGATGGGGCCCAGAGGGTGCTTGGGGCTGGTGCTCATAGCTTGGCTCTCTGGCTTCATGGTGGATGGATTGGTTGTGGCCCTAATGGGCCAACTGAGGTTCTGTGGCCCCAGCCAGATTGACCACTTTTACTGTGACTTCATGCCTTTGATGGGCCTGGCCTGCTCAGATCCCAGCATTGCCCAGATGACAACATTTGTTCTCTCTGTGGTCTGCCTCACTATCCCCTTTGGACTGATTCTGATATCCTATGCCCGGATTGTGGTAGTTGTGTTAAGAGTCCCTGCAGGGGCCCAGAGGCAGAGGGCTATCTCCACTTGTTCCTCCCACCTGGCAGTAGTGTCCACCTTCTATGGAACTCTCATGGTCTTGTACATTGCACCGTCTGCCGTCCACTCCCCACTCCTCTCCAAGGTCTTTGCTCTGCTCTACACTGTGGTCACCCCTCTTCTCAATCCTGTGATCTACACCCTGAGGAATAAGGAGATTCATCATGCACTACAGAGGCTTTTGTGTGTTAAGCACATTGAAACACCTGATTGA